TTTGTGTGGTTTAATTTTAGCACAGAGGTGGGTGGGGGTGGTTGGGGATGCTTAGAATGTTGGCAACTATGACATAATCCGACACGAGAGGAATCTCCCGTTCAAAGGAGGTGGAACATATGCGTTTGACACGGATTATGTTCTGGTGGTTTTCGGGTATGTTGCACAGTGAAGCAACACCACCAAACAGAACACCAAAGAGGAGAGGGCGAGGGAGACAGAGATAAAGGCACGCACACAGCAAaaccacacgcacgcacgcacggggcgattgttgtgttttgtgggtGGACCATTGCCAaatgtttgcgtgtgtgtgtgtatgtgggtgtTGTTTTCACTGATTTAAAGAGCACAATTgaacaacattttttttcatacacaAACACTACCCCTCACTTCAGCCCCCGCGCTCAGTTTTCCGATCCGCACCCCACTTTTTCACAGATCGGACGGTGGAATATGGGTTGAATCAAACGCGgaatagtattttttttttcttccaataTCActcttgctgtgtgtgtttgtgtgtgcgtatgtttgGCCGCCACTTTCTGGTGTGTTGTTTCCTCCTCCTTGTTGCCTCGAGAGCCCTACTACTCCCCGCAGATAGTTCGTGCTCTCTGGTAtgcggtggtgctggtggcgcTTTGTTTCCTTCATCACACAAAGAGAGGTGCCAGGCgggagggggggagagggCTTCCAGCTGCATCTCGGAATTGCGCCACGGGGTGAAGGAAACCCCCCTTTCGCCAGGCACCACCTGTTTTGGTCGCTGTGCTGGTGACCAGCGCTGCACGCTTCCGGCCGTGCTTATTTACACTACGCTGGAGAGCGCTGTTTGCACAACCCAGATCCGCAATCCTTAGGCTCTTatcccgctctctctctctctcccttcccctccccaCCTACCACCAGCGGAAAGCGATGGCGAGGGAAAGCGTTCCCCTTCCCGTGGGGTGagcgtttgttgttgtaataCGTTTTGCAAATCACTACGCTCTGCACAGAATCACTTGCCTGGGCTTGCCCGCAACTGGCGAAGAAAAAACGTTAGACAGGAGCACGGGCTTGTTGCGAAAACATTGTAGCTTTTACCGTGCCCGTGTTTTGGGTGCCCCTACTCGCGGCAGGCTGATGCTGGtgttactgttgttgttgttgctgctgttgctgctgttgctgctgctgctgctggatgatgGAGTTGGCCCGGTTAAACGGGATCGCTTGGCTGGGGCACGCAgggtgaccagaaataccgatttatctgtattcctaccgatttttgataCGGcgaccgattcacagatgggCACCCTagaactaccgatttttttatttttcataccgAAAGCACATATTACAGGCAGATAATATTCTGATCGAGAGactataaaattattttcccattaattttatttcattcaggAGGAaccccaagtgccacaaaccTACCCCAAATAACCAACACGAGCTTTATAGCTGATTTGAGgttgtttaacgaaaaatcgttccgatgtcgtacactgtggctgattaagagatagacggtactttgcggaTCTATGAAGCTTTTTAACAAGCACCCAGTACTCTCTGGAACCTTGGGGCTGTTTAGCCTGATGTTTATGGTTCATGATGGAACTTcaaggcttgttaagaaagtgtaccgaacttggtggagcttcatagctttttaatgcatgacatcggtacgaggtggctcttgtcaaagtgtcaaagactgGTGCCGTCAATCGTCTCATGCCATCATCATCTctgctgcacaagttagatAAGTTAATTGAAGAAGGGATtttgagtgaagtgattgtgattgtacAGTAAACTGTGATACATTTCgtttaatttatgaatattaaggatttaaaaatatacacatgtacacaaacaaaacaaatcctcttgtttatttcatcgatgacgtttgcttgaaaataaaacacaaagaaaaataatccctggcaccttggcataaggaagctgcttaggcgctgtttgaaagacccacctggaactttgatgctgtttatctactggaataggcgaattcaagcagcgatctttagcatgCCAAAATTGGCTACTTAAGCAattttggctatttgggtTGCATTCCCGAGGAATCCGCGTAACACGAATATTCGcttaagtcgaatttcacgttttccAGCTTGAGTAGATATGGAATAAAGcattcttgaagcaaatttgACACCCGCAGCGGGTGACACTTTGAAGCCCCATGCGTCAGaatcaaggtggattaaaaatatcaggtggtggattggggcctttggggggtcgccatagttgagggactttacgtcattttagaaccgttgaccattggtttccgcacacaaagcttagcaaatataacagatttctttgttattatgtgcattttagtgtgtctattgattttatcgaaaaaacgtaatatattaacaaaagatttgatgatttgtttatgcacgaaatttaaaatcatgctagcatgagttctaatctcaagtaaattgtccatgcggctcgtagataatgagggattaatgtaaaaattgaaaaaaaaatgattgtttaatttttatcatcaaaaatgtcgaaaacacaaagaattctagaataaattcacagaataacacaaaataacacactttaatgtatgtttcaatgttaaataagcactcacaaagtccataatatattttcaaagaatatttattcgaaaaaatggggtagataaattatatgaacaaatttaattaatgtaaacaaagtttgaatcctggggaccttacgtcaagtgacgaattgtcaaaatgcactagagtccaccacctgatatttttaaatccaccttggtaagaatcaaacaatttccaaaatgcacgcccacacacacccgcagTAGCGATTACCGCTACCTAACTCGGGAACAAACTGTACATGAAATATATAAATTGTTAACCAATGATGCTGATATACATTATAATAGATTGTTTTCCAGGATTGTTTGCAGGATACTTTTCCAAATGTCAGAAAAAAATGTACGAAACGAAATGTTATAAAAAGGTTGCATAAATAAGTGCAGTACAAAATACTCTTCAATCTGGTTATATCATTGTAACAGGAAACTAAGCCTGTGTATGAGTCAATTCTGACATCAATTCGATGCCCCCTCGCTCGTGAAACGGCCCGATGACTTCATCCATCGTATTCTGCAATCTACATTAAACCTACAACATAACCTAAAAAAAGTCCTTGTTATACAAAATTTTGTACATCGTTTGTGCATAGCATGAAATGTGCAAGATGCACATCTCAAAATCGCAAAATAGCTATCACATGGCATTATGAATAGGGAATTCTAACATTTGATAACGTTTTCCCAAGATAACTAGCGACGCCCGAACATGCCCAACGCTCTACGTGCAGCATCATGTTTCCAAAGGCGAGCCAACGTGTTTAACATGATCATCGGATACACAAAACAACCTGCGGCCAGCAGAATCTATTCAATTCAGCAGTCTATCAGTCCACTTCAGTTTCAATAATCTAATGCTCAAGCAGAAAGAGCAATAAATTGTTATTGTATTTGTTATCACAAAACTAAAGGAACAATCATATTAACAAACTTAAGAACAAATATGAGAAAACAACCTCCGGCATAACAGGCGAAAAGATATAGATAGGGTTGAAGATAGTTATGGCGCAGCCGATTGTCATACAATTGCTTTTCATAGTTTCGTCACATAAAACCATTTAAGGATGTGTCCATCACATAACAAAGCAATCCTCGACCGAAGAACATAATAATGctgaaaaaatatgaaaattttatttcgACTGCAATTTGTCTGCTAGGGAACAATCTTTCTTAGTTCGCGTCTGTTCACACAAAAGGCCGATTTGCTGTAGCTTATTTGATTGGGGAATATTTATTTTGACATCATTATGGATGGATACAATGGTTGCGGTACATCTTTTCACACGTCTAAATTTCTACTTGTCCTGCAAAAGAGGGACTCGCTGTTGTAAATTATTTGTAACAATATGAAAAAAAGTTCTGCAATATATGACCTTTTCTGGTTTttccaatacacacacatcatgtTTCACGATTTTGAGGAAAAGCGTCACGATTTTTCAGCATTTCAAAACGTTTCCTTTCTGCCTCACGAAATTGTCGTCTTTGAGATTTTGTCTTTTGAGTGGCCTTCCGGATGATCAGATTGCGCACGCAATACTCTTGCGGATTGTACGGCGGCTCATCCATGTCGTCCCAATTTTCCTCCTCGCACAATGAATCGGACGTAGAGCAGTGTGCCCCTTCATCCGGTACACCAGTTCCGGACGGAACCAACGTGCTATCGATCAATCCAGCAGCTACGCTTTGGTCGGACGGAACCAGCGTATTGTCCATCAATCCACCAGTTGCGCCCTGATCAGATGGAACTAGCGTACTATCCATCGACGGATTTGCCGGACACCCGATCGGATACATGAACGATTCGATTTGTCTCCGATCGGGGCAAGTCGTCGTGTGCACTTTCATCTCCTGCTCATTAACGTGGT
The Anopheles arabiensis isolate DONGOLA chromosome X, AaraD3, whole genome shotgun sequence DNA segment above includes these coding regions:
- the LOC120906447 gene encoding gametocyte-specific factor 1 homolog, producing MNPIEITNFGAVVQCPYNKSHTILAQRFAKHLIKCRRQHPNAKIAICPFNSSHHVNEQEMKVHTTTCPDRRQIESFMYPIGCPANPSMDSTLVPSDQGATGGLMDNTLVPSDQSVAAGLIDSTLVPSGTGVPDEGAHCSTSDSLCEEENWDDMDEPPYNPQEYCVRNLIIRKATQKTKSQRRQFREAERKRFEMLKNRDAFPQNRET